CCATCATCGCCGCGATCTCCTGGCGATTGCCGGACAGCGTGATCAGGTTGCGCGCATCATCGACCCGCACCACCCCGCCGCGCGGCGCGATCGGCTCGACCACGCGCCGGATCTCGGAGGCCGAGACATATTTCAGCTGCACCACCTGCAGCCCGTTGCCGACCATCTCGCCGCCATCGGCCGGATCATCAGTGCGATACGCCGACGACACCGCCGTCTGGTCCGCCGCCACGATGCGATAGATGCCGCGGTTGTTGACGACAGCCGCATTGTTGGCCCGCAACGCCGCCTGGAACAGATCGATGACTGCCGCCCGCGCCACCGGCTTCGGCGTCTGGATCGTGATCCGCCCCTCGATCCCCGGATCGACCGTGTATTTGACGCCGAGAATGTCGCCGAGCACCGTCTTCGCCGCCTGCGGCGCCGGCACCCCCACGAGATTGATGGTGACGCCGTCGGTCACGTCCTCGGTGCCGCGCGACACCGCTCCCGTCGGCGGCTCGCCGACGAAGCGCCCGGTGCCCTCGACCAAGGTCGCGGGCCCGCCTTTGTTGTCATCCAGCAGCGGTGAGCCCGAGATGCTGCCCGCGCGCGCGCTCCCGGTCGCCCGCGCCCCCGCCTGCGCTGCCGACCCTGCGTCGGCAGCATTCGTGCTCCAGGCGAACGACGACGTCCCCTCCTCCATCGTCTGGCACGCCGACACCGCCAACGCGACGGGGAGCGCCATCAAGCCAATTCTGCGAACCCCGCCCCGCACGCAATCACCCCGACTTAGAGCAGCCTAGCCGCTCAGCGGCTAACCATTGCAGTTTAGGAGGTTTCGATCGCGGGAGATATCGAATGCTGAATGTACGGCCGATTCATACACAGCCCTTTGCCGAACACGCCTCCAAGGTCTTGATGCCGCTGAATTCGACCTAATTATTTGCACTATCACCGCGATCTTCTGCCTGAGGGAGTCCTGCAGGCCTAAAAAGGCGTCGAGCCACGACTTATCCAATGCTCAACGCCGACTATGTAGATTCTCTGCGTGACGCAATAGATTAGCTGCGTCATCCCGACTGGCCTCAGGTGCCACCCAGACCAACGCATCTCCCGAAAGGTTCAGGAAGTCCAAGGCTTCGTTTAGCAAGGGGCGGACACCCAGTGCTGCAACATCTCCAACGTCAAAAAACAACTCCAACGGAGAATGCGCTAGTCCATGCGCTTCGTTGTAAGCTTTGTAATCAATCAGCATGAAGACGCGCTTCGACGGAAGCTTCAGAACGATGCCTAATACTTCCCCCAGGCCATCTTCATTCCACGCTTCCACCGTTAGACAAAATCTATCCGCGATTTCGGAAATATTGTCTCGCACTTTGGCGATAGGCCAACTCTCGTTGGGAAAGCGATATCCGAAAAGCTGTTCTACACCGATCATGGGACTGGTCTCCTCGACATGCAGCCAGAATAACTCATGGCAGAGTTTGAGTGTTCTTTGTTACTGTCACAGGCAACACCGCATATCCTTTATCATTAACGAAGACTCCTGGCTGTCGGCCTGGATACCACCGCGCCCACGGAATTTGGCCAGCTTCAGGCGGGATGGGGGTCGTGAATTCAATACCCCTCGCATCCTCCGGCAACGCTCCACGAAAGGCTCGAACCTGCGCCATCGACCCCAATCGTCCCTCCTGCCCCCAGATTTCGCCGGACGCCTGCTGCATCGCAGCCACTTCCGGCGTTTGGTTAGGATACGCTTCTAGACGATGGTAGAGTAAGTTATCATCCCTTCTAGTGGTTGAATTTAGCTCCACAGACAAGCCTAAACCCATTACGATTGCATCGATTAGTAGTTGACCAGCGGCAACTCCCACCGGGGCAAGGAACGCGTTCGCGTTTCGGAACTTCTCGACTGGAGTTTGCCGCGCAGTTTCCAAACTCCTCGTGGCCAGATACTGAAATGCGCTGGTCACAGCACCATTGCCGAACTTTCCACCGCCGGCAACGGACGCCAGTCCGCCGACTGTGGCACGCGCGATGGTACCGCCAATGAGATCATTCGGCAGTACTGGCGACAGTGCCGAGCTCACCGCTGCGGATGCAGCCCCTGATCCGCAGGATCCGCCGGAAGCGACAGACGAGACGCAGCCCACGGCAGCATTGGCGCCGATTCTTCCAATCACACCGATATCCAGGCCAGGAATCTGGCTGTAGGCAAAGGTTGTGAGCCCAGCGATCACCCCGGCCTTTAATGCTTGTCCTAGATTTCCGCCAAACATTCCAGTCGTGACGGCTGCCCCCACGAACGCAGCGATCGGCGCAAACACTCCCGTAGCAACCAGAGCAGCCGTAACGGCGATCTGAACCAGCGACTGCAGATTATTAGTGATGAAATTGCCGATAGCCCTCCCGATGCCGCTAAAGAAGTGCCCGACACTGCCGAAGAAGTTCGAGAGCCAGCTGAACCCGTTCGGATCGGTGAAGGTCAACGGGTCGTTGCCGACATAGGAGTACCTGTTCCAGCCCTGCGGATTGAGCGGCTCCGTCACCGTTGGATCGGCGCTGGTGAACCGCGCCAGCAAGGGATCGTAGACACGGCCGTTCAGGTGCACGAGGCCGGCGACCGAGAGCTCCTCCTGGCCGGTGAAGCCACGCGTCGTCTGGCTGGCGGTGCTGCCGGCGACGTCGTCGGTGCCGTCGACGTTGCGGCGCTTGCCCCAGGCGTCATAGGAGAGGCGCTGCTGCAGCAGACCGTTCTCGTCGGTGAGCGCCACGATCGAACCGAGATGGTCGGTGTGGAAGTAGCGCATCGTCAGCGTGATGCCGCTGGCGGCCGTCTGGGTGACGCGCATGCCGACCTTGGCATTGCCGACCGAGAGATAGTCGGTCCATTTCTGCGTCGTCGTGCCGGGGTTCTGCACCTCGGCCATCACGCCGAAGCCGGCGATGTACAGGGTCGTGCCTTCCGGCGTCACCTGCTTGAAGCGCTGGTGCTCGGTGTCGTCGACGAAGGAGATCGTCCGCGACCCTTGCGTGATGCTCGCCGGCTTATTGTAGGACGTATAGACGATGCTGCGGCCGAGACCGGAGGTCTGGTTGCCGTTGGCGTCATAGGTGAAGGTCGCATTGATGCTGCCGCCGGCGACGCTCATGACGGCATGCGGCAGCGGCGCCCCGGCCGCCGGATAGACGTAGGTGCCGACGTCCGACTTCGAGAGGATGTTGCCGATCGCGCTGTAGGAATAGGTCTTCACCAGCGGCGTCGGGTTGAGGCTGGTCGTCGACGTCGTCAGCCGGTTCAGCCCGTCGTAATTGAAGCTTTCGCTGACACTGGTGTTGGCGTCGCTGCGCGAGGTCAGGTTGCCGAGCCGGTCGTAGCCGAAGCTCAGATTCTGCACGGCGCTGCCGGTGCCGGTGGCGACGCTGGTCAACCGCCCCGTCAGCGGATCGAAGCCGCGGGTGGTGACCAGGCCATTGCCGGCGGTCTGCTGCGTCAGATGACCGTCGGCATCCATCGCGTTCGCCGTCCAGAAGCCCTGGCTGGTGGCGTCGTCCTGCAGCTGGTTGGCAAAGCCGAGGCTGTTATAGCCGTAGCGCGCGGTGAAGCCGGAGGGATAGCTGACCTTGATCAGCCGGCTGTTGGCGTCATAGGTCGCGCCCATCGTGTAGGTGGCGCCATCGATCGTGGTCGCCACCTGCAGCGGACGGCCGAGGCTGTCATAGCTGAAGCTGCGGGCAAAGCCGTTGCCCGAGCCGGAGGTGATGCCGCTCGAGGCCAGCTTGCCGACGCCGTTGGCCGCGGTGTCATAGGCCCAGACCGAGGTCATGTCCGGCTCGACCCGCTGCACCATGCGGCCGAGCCGGTCGTAGCTCAGGCTGACCGTCTGCCCCTTGGCGTCGGTCTGGGTGACCAGCTGGCCCAGCGCGTTGTAGCTGTAGGTCCAGTCGCCGAGATCGGGATCGCTGCTAGCGGTCTTGCGTCCCCTGAGGTCATAGGTCGCGCTGACGACGTTGCCGAGCGCATCCGTGGTCTGCACCAGGTTGCCGACCGCGTCATAGGCATAGGTCATGGTCTTGCCGAGCGTGTCGGTGACCGAGACCACCTGGCCCTGGCTGTTCTTGGTGACGGTGCGCGTCTGGTTCAGCGCGTTGGTCTCGACGACGGTCAGGCCGTGATAGGCGGTCTGCGCCACGCTGCCGTCCGGCTGGGTCGACGAGACCACGCGTCCGAGCACGTCGTAGCTGAGCGTCGTGTATTGCGGCGTGCCGCCGTTCAGGAAATACGGACGGCTGGTCTGCGCGACGCGCCCGAGCGCGTCATAACTCTTGGTCGCCTGCACCGTGCTGCCGTCGAACCCCTGGGTGCGGCGGCCGATCTCGCGCTCCAGCGTGTCGAAGAACACGGTCGTGACGGGGCCGTTCACGGTGGCGCCGTCGGCGGCGTAGGGCGTCTCCTGCACGAGATAGCTCGCGCCCGATAGACAGCTCGTGCTGCCGCCGTTCACGCCGCTGCAGAACTGGTAGGCCCAGCGCGTCTGCGTGCCGTCCGAGCGCGTCTCCTGCGTCTTGCGGCCGAACTCGTCATAGCTCCAGGTCGTGGTCAGGCCGTTGGGGCCGGTGTGGCTAGTCGGCTGGCCGAAGCGGCCGTCATATTGCAGCGTCTCGCTTTGCCCCAGCGCATTGGTGTTGGAGGTCGCAAACTGCCCGCGCGCGTCATAGCTGGTCGTGCTCGAACGCGAGACGACGTCGGCGCCGCTGACGGTGACCGACTGCTTCTGCCCGAACGCATTGTAGACATAGTCGGTCTGAAGGCGGAGCGCCGGAGTATCCGGCTCGACGACGTCCTGGGTCAGCAGGCCCGAGGCGGAATCGTAGGCAAACGAGGACGACCGTGTGATGCTGGTGGCCGAGTTGATAGGGGGCGTCGAGACCGACACCGGCGTGTAAGTGATGACGACAATGCCAGGCGCACCGGCGCCGCCGACATTTCCTGCAAATGTCGATGAACCTGCACCACCGCCACCACCGCCATATGAACCGCCGGCACCGCCCGCGCCAGACACCGTCGTGTAGGCCGCACCGCCGCCGCCACCGCCACCGCCGGCGCCCACGCCGCTCCACTCGACGCCGGCGCCGCCCGCGCCGCCGGAGCCGGTCACCGAATTGGCGAGACCGCCACCGCCGCCGCCACCACCACCGCTCGATCCGGCTGCGCCTCCGCCATTCACGCCCGTCGCGCTAAGAACGCCGACCGTGCCGCCGGCGCCGCCGCCCGTTCCGGACGAGTTGTTACCGCCGGTCGCACCCGTGCCGCTCGACGGTACGTTACCGCCCGGAGCGCCCCCATTGGCCGCGCCGCCGCCGGCCGCACCAGGGCCTGCGCCCGCGCTGCTGCCACCCGCTGCACCCGCGCCGTTGCGACCGCCAGCGCCGCCGCCCCCAGCACCGGCACCAGCCGTCAGGCTCGAACGCGCGCCGCCAGCGCCGCCGTTGAAACTGGTCGTGCCGCCGATCCCACCTGTTCCGCCCGCTGCGGCCCCTGCCGTCGCAGTACCGGACGCCGCTCCGCCCTGCCCAGGATTCGCCACCAGGGTCGAGCCGTTCAATCGCGTCGCGGTGCCTGCCGTGCCGACCGATGGCGCCGTTGTGCCGCCAGCGCCGCCCGCTCCGATCACAACCGGAATCGACGCGCCGGGCGTCAGCGTCAGGTTCAGGAGCTTGCGGTACTCGCCCCCGCCTCCTCCACCTGCACCCTGCTGCCCAGCTACCGAACCGCCTCCACCGCCACCACCTCCGATCGCCTCGATCGAGTTGTCAGCGTTGTTCCAATCGTTTGGAACCACCCATGTCGCGCTGCTTGTAATCACGATCTGCGCGGCATCGGCAGCCGCGGGAAGACCGCAGCCAATCAGGAGAGACAACGCCGCGATCTTGAATCGGGCCAACCCATTCGGACGCAAGGCATGCGAAGTCACGGCATTGAACATGGTCAATTCCTCAACCAACCAAAGCAGCAAAATGTGTGAAATTTGATGAAAGCGGCCGGCTACTGCGGCCGCTGGCTCGTCACGGTCGCGCGCGTCAAACGACCGAGGTACCAATACGAGGTGTCGTTGGCGTAGACGTTGGACGTGATCTTGCTGAAGCCATCGGAGGTCGACACCACGACCTGGGTGGCGTTGCCAAACAAGTCATACTGATTCGACGTTGTCACGGTTGGCGCCGGGGACCCATCAAGATCTACGCTGCTCGACACGCTTTGCGCCAGCGACACGCGATAGGGAGCACTGGACGGCGAGATCGTCGTCGAACCACTCGCATTGATGAACTGATAAACGTTCGTCAATTGTCCAAGAGTCTGCGTACCGAGGGTACGCGTCGTCGACGCCACCATGCCTATATAGGGAAAATCCTGCCGGAAGGTTGTGGTCTCGGCGATACCAGTTTGAATGTCCCTGACGGTCACTTGGCGGAACCCGAGCATTCCTCTGCCCGTCAAATCAATCTTTGCGCCAGCATAGGTACGGCTCGAGCTGTAGGTTCCGCCGACGCCATTTGAGGAGTCAACCTGGGAGGCCACAAGAAATGGAGTCTGCAGATCCTGAATCGGGTAGCCACTGCTGGAGTCGCGGGTGTAGACGGATGAGTTCGTCAAAGGAGCGTAGCTGACAGTGATAGTCGCTCCGAGACCAGAAACGATCGTTCCGATAACGTCTCCGACTGCCGCATCGGCCAGGCACGTGTAGATGTACGTGCCAGACAGCATCGCAAACTCGACTTTTCCGTCGCCGTTGAAGTCCCCCAACTGCATCCAGTAGTCCTTCGTCGGCGGCGCCCCGAAATTCCATCCGTTCGGCATGCCAAGCGTACGATACGTGAACGAACCATCTCCACTGCTAACGAATTGATACATGTAAGGACTATTCCCGCCGATAATGGTAAAGTCGGTTCTTCCATCGGCATTGATGTCACTTGAGAACGAAGTGAAGCTCGCCCCGGGCTGGGCTCCGAAATTCCAACCGTTTGAAATTTGAATTGGAAGATAATCGAAGCTGCCATCGCCCCGGCTCTGCATCTCATAGAGTTGCGGCCCCTGAAGCATGATCAGATCCGTCCTTCCATCGCCGTTGAAATCGCCCGTGATGGGAAGAAAGCTCGTCGTGCTTGTTGATGCAAAATTCCAGCCGCTCGGCAACTGCCACGAGTTAAACGCGAATGTGCCGTCGCCATTACCGAGGAACGAATAAGCGACTTTGCCGACGGTACTAGATCCTGAGCCGGGACCGGTCACCGCCGAACCTCCGACGATCAAGAAGTCTGTCTTTCCGTCTCCGTTGAAATCACCTGAAACTGGGGTGTAGCCAGCAGTTGTCGGAACGCCAAAATCCCAGCCAGGGGTCTGGATCGCGCGTCCACTAAAAGTGCCATCACCATTGCTCAAGAACACGTAGAGGTATTGGCCGCTGATCAGCAGAAAATCCGCCCGGCCATCAGAATTGAAATCACCGGCGATCGGGATAAAATAATCGCCCGGCGTTGTCCCGAAATTCCAACCATTCGGGAATGGGAACGTCACTCCGGTGAATTGACCACTTCCGTTGCTCAGAAACACATACAGATTGGTCCCATTCAACATGGCAAAATCGCTCTTGCCGTCCCCGTTGAAATCGCCAGGAATGTTCAGATAGCCCGACGACGCACCGAAGCTCCAGCCATTTGGCGCTGCGGAATTAATCGCCTGGAACGTCCCATCCGACTTGCCGAAGAACCCATACACCGTGGAGCCGACCAGCATTATGAAATCATTCCGGCCATCGCCGTTGAAATCACTTGAGACCGGCGTAGTCAGCCTGCTCAAAGCAGCTCCCGGGCCCGCACTGCTCGGCGTATTGAAATTCTCGCCGTTCGGGAGCACGCTGACGGACCCAGAAAACGCCCCACCTCCGCCGTTCTGCCACTGGAACGTCGTGGGAGGCAGACAAGCACCAGACCCACCACAAACCTTGACCGATGAGATTTCGGACACATTGCTCGTGGGACTCTGCTGATATGAGAGCTGATAATCGGAAACCAACGTATTTCCCGAAAAGGTCCTGATGTTTGTCAGCCGCACGGCTGTCCGCACCAAAGAGCCCGCCTGGTAATGCTGAATGACATCGGGACGCGAGGCGTAGACAAATCCAACCGAATTGTATGGAGTAACGTTTTCCGCCGCGTTGCCCGTATAAGTGATCGAGCTTGGAACTGACTGCCCCGCAGCCGCATCGGTAGCATAAGCGACCGAGAAGTAATTGCCCTTCGTGTCGCTCACCTTGTTCACACCCCAAGCACGCACGCTCGGCTTGCCTTGCGCGAGCACCTGAGAATCCGCGGCACGACCGAACTCCATGATCTGACCGGCCTTCGTGCGCACCTCGAACCACGCCGGCCCACTGCCCGCCACGCCGTGTGAAACGATCTTGGAATAGGCATCGATTTCGGTACGATATTCGGCATTGTCAGCACCATAGGACCCACCCACCAGGATCAGACGCTGCCCTTCGAGGCAGAACCGATCATTGCCGTCAAAATTAACGGCACCGAGCACACCATCCTGCGCCACCGTTCGTTGGCAACGGCCGATCGACGGCAAGCCCCCCAAGGACCACCCCATACCCACCACGCCATTGCCGCCCTGACTGCTGTATTCGAGCGTTAGCGCCGGGACGACGCCGGCGGCCCCCGGAGGAACCGCGACTGGAATCGAGTAGGTCGCAGCGCCCATCTGACCAACGGAGAACTGACCAGGAAGCGACATTGTGCCGGCGCTACTTAAAGTAGAAATCGAGATACAAAAAAAAGCGGTACTCAGTCCGACGCGCGCTGCTCGCCCCATCAACGCACGCGCGCAATTTTCTCGACCGACCCGAGTCGAATTCCCAAACATCCCTGCCCCCGCAGCATCTGCACAACTCGAAACGTAGCAGATGCCATTCGAGTCTGACGATCAACCGGCATCGGAACTTATTCACAACATAAGGTGATGAGGTTCGACAAATACAACCAACTCCGGCGGTTCCACCAAACTTCTCCTGCCGCGTGCATTGAGCGGTTAACTCGGGTGCGAGAGGAATTTCGGCTGCTTTCCGTCGTTCGTTGGTTTCTGTAGAGAGGCTGTGTGACAGTTTGGCTTGAGATTCTGCGGAGGTCATTTCACACTTCCCAGGTCAAAGATGGGAATGCCGCTGCGCGCGCAGCAATTGATGCAATTGATCGTAACCGCCGATCATCTTGCCCAGATGATCGGCGTCGCCAACCCGCCATTGATGTTGATGGAGGTCGCAGGACTGACCAGAGCCATTTATGGCGAGAAGAGCGCCGTGCGGCTGGCACACCAGAACGGCTGTCGCGACCGGACTTGGGAGACGCGAGCCGGTGCGGTCGAACTGCATATCTCCAAGTTCGCACGCGCGAAGCCCCAAGTCGTGGTCCTGGCGGCCGCCAAGGTCGGCGGCATTGTCGCCAACAACACGCTGCGCGCGGAGTTCATCTACGACAACATCGCCATCGCCACCAATGTCATTCACGCTGCCCACGTGAACGGCGCCGAGAAGCTGATCTTTCTGGGCTCATCCCGCATCTATCCGAAGCTTGCTCCTCAGCCGCTGCACGAGAACGCGATGCTGACAGGGCCACTGGAGCCGACCAACGAGCCTTATGCGATCGCCAAGATCGCCGGCATCAAGATGGTCGAGGCCTATCGCAGTCAATATGGCGCCGACTTCATCACCGTCATGCCGACCAATCTCTATGGTCCGGGCGACAACTATCATCCCGAATACAGCCACGTCGTCGCGGCGCTGATCCGCCGCTTCCATGAGGCCAAGCTCGCAGATGCGCCGGAGGTCGTGGTCTGGGGCACCGGCACGCCGCGGCACGAGTTCCTCTATGTCGACGACATGGCGGATGCCTGCGTGCACCTGATGAAGACCTATTCCGACACCGCGCTGGTCAACATCGGCACTGGCAAGGATATCGTCATTGCCGACTTCGCCCGCGTGGTTGCCGCCGTAGTAGGCTTCAAGGGCAGCATCAGCTTTGACCGGTCACGGCCGGATGGCACCCCACGCAAGCTTCTCGACGTCTCCCGCCTGACGGAGCTTGGCTGGCGCGCGACGACTTCCCAGGACGTGGGAGTCGGGCTCGCCTATCAGGCATTTCTGCGCGAAGCGGCGACGCAGTAGTTGATCATCATTGGCAAGGGCGAGTCCACCAAAGGCCATTCGGCGCTGGATCTCGTCGAAGCCGCCGGAAGCCTCGATCTCAGCGACGATCTCAAGATCCCAATAGTGCCGCGAATAATCCGGATTCTGGGCCCTGATGAAGTGCTCGGCTGCCATGAGAGCCTCACACTCCTCCGTCCGACGGTTGTTGTTGATAACGGCGAGCACCCCGTTCTGCGACAAGACGCCGCGCGCTTTACGAGAAACCGCGGCCCATCAGTGAAATGCCTGCGCCACCGCGGCCAGGCCTACGGAGTTTGGCTCGATCGGCAGAGCCTCAGCGGGCGCGATTGTGACTTCGAGTCCCGCCGCACCCGCACGTGCAGCTATGTGGGGGTTGGGCTCCGCGGTCTGCACGGTCCAGTCAGACAGGGCATCAATGAGTGCACGCATCGAAATTCTGTTACTTGCGCCGACATCGAAACAGCGATGCCGGACCATTACCTGCGGCGACAGCATAGGCGACGGCAACGAGAACGTCAGGCGGATAAGTCGTTCGGCTAGCGTCGTAAAGGTCGGCGAGACCGTTAAACTTTCGCGTATGGTTCTGCATTGCGGACGAAGCTCCTCGAATTTGCCTGTGGCAGGACCAACACACGGCGCTTTCAACAACCTTGTTTCAGGCAGACTCCAGGCTTCCCCTCCGTTGGCGGTCCGCGAACATGATCTTGCAATTCAATCTATGGTTGACAATCGAGCGGCGGCCGCAAGGCTCGTGGTCGTGAATGCACCGCGGAGACCCGGCCGCTATCGACACGCCCAGCACAGAAGGCGGTAGCCTTCCAGAACTGCCCCGTCGACTGTCGCAGCGACCGCGCTGTCTGATGACACTTCCTCCGCGCTCTGCGCATTTGCGCGACATGCATATCTGACACGTGTGCTTTGCAAATCGCGAGCGTCGCCAGCTCATTCTCAGCGGGTCGAACTGATTCAGCGCAATCGCGCGGCCGACTCGCCGGCCATAATTGATACTGATCAACTACTTTCGACAATTTTTGGTCGCAGTTTATGATGATTATCGCCTCGCGTGCATTCGACTTGTGCAACCTCGGCGAGCTTTTGCCTTGCTCGTCCGGATGATCGTTCGTATGATTCGAATGTGATCGGATCGTGAGAAAAGTTCACTGCCGGCACGCATTCCTTCAACGCTCGCGAGACCCGGCCAGTGTTACAGCGACGTAGTTTTCTCGGGCTTCCGCTATTGGCGTTGTGTGGCTCGGCGAATTCGGCCTGGGCGGGCAACTCCGTCGAGACGTCCAGAGTCAGAATGACGATCGGCGGAAAGGCATTCCTACAATACGCACCGGTCACACTTGCCGAGCGCCTTGGCTTTTTCAGGGACGCGGGCCTCGACCCGGAGCTTCTTGACGTGAGCGGCGGATCCAAGGCGCTCCAGGCTCTCGTGGCAGGAAGTGCTGAACTCACCGCTGGCGCTTTCGACCACACGATTCAGATGCATGCCAAGGGACAAAAAATCGTCGGGGTTGTGCTGTTTGGCAGGCATCCGACGTTCGCATTGGCCCTGCGAAAAGAGAAGGCTGCGGACTATCGCGACCCAAGCAGCCTGAGAGGCATGAAGATCGGGGTCACGGCATTGGGATCCCAAACGCAGTTCATGGTGGAGTACATCGCTTTGCGAGCTGGTGTCTCTCCGGCCGACATTTCCTTCGTCAGTGTCGGAGGTGGCACAGGTGCCGTAGCAGCGATCCGCAACGGCGCTGTGGATGGGGTCGTCACGGGTGAGCCGGCGCTTACGGCGCTGACCGCCGCAGGTGACGTCAAACTGGTCGCGGACACTCGCACCAACGAGGGGACCATCGGCATTTTTGGCGGTCTCTATCCGTCAGGGACGATCTACGCGCGGTCAGACTTCATCGAACGCAATCCCGATACGCTCCAGGCCCTTGTTCTCGCGATGGTGCGCGCCCTGCAGTGGATTGATCGCGCGTCCGTCGACGAGATCGCCGATGCGCTCCCGGAGGACTGGGCCAAACCTGATCGAAACATCTTCCTCGCCTCCATCCGGGGCACCCGAGACATGTTTTCGCCCGATGGCCGGTTCAGCGCCGAGGGCGCGGGGATCGCATTTCAGGTGTTGTCGACCGTCGACCCGCAATTGCGTGGCGTGAAGGTCGATCTCGCGGAGACATTTACGAACAGGTTCGTCGAAAAGGCTCTCCAGACGCTAGCATCGAAATAGCATCGTGGAGAGTTCGAGCCGATGAACATGCCCGCGGCACTGTGGGATCGAGGCTAGGTGGTGGCGCCGCGAGCTCCGCAGCATTCGAACGCTTCTGCTTCGGCCGCCAAGAAAACGGCGCGGAAGACGCGTCCGACAGATAAGCCCAAGCGCCCAAAAGGACGGCCCGCGATCCTTGCAAGACGGCGGCGCGACATACCGCTTCATCATCAGGTGTTCTTGGTCCTGCAGGACGAAATTGCAGAACGCCGCTATGCACCAGGAGAAGTCTTGCCGGCGGAGGCGGATCTGGCTGTGCTCTTCGGCGTCTCGCGCGTGACGATCCGGGCAGCTTTGGACACTCTCGATGAGCTCGGACTGATCGAACGCCGCCAGGGTATCGGCACGTTCGTACGGGAGCTCTCGAAGCCGGAGCCTCTCACCGTGCCGATGATGGACCTCGCTGCTCGAAACAGGGAGATCGTGCGCACAACGCGAGCTCACGTGGTCGAGTTCGAGTTCAAGGTGGCCCCTCGTCACGTTCGCGAGCACTTTCAAGCCCAGCCAGGCGACCTTTTCCAGCGCACAGTTCGCATCCGTTACATGAATGACTGGCCAATCATGCAGGTCACGACCTACATTCCGGAAGCGATCGGACGGCAATTTGGTCCTGAAGACATGGAAGGAGGGTCGCTCTATGC
This region of Bradyrhizobium sp. SZCCHNS1050 genomic DNA includes:
- a CDS encoding ABC transporter substrate-binding protein, encoding MTIGGKAFLQYAPVTLAERLGFFRDAGLDPELLDVSGGSKALQALVAGSAELTAGAFDHTIQMHAKGQKIVGVVLFGRHPTFALALRKEKAADYRDPSSLRGMKIGVTALGSQTQFMVEYIALRAGVSPADISFVSVGGGTGAVAAIRNGAVDGVVTGEPALTALTAAGDVKLVADTRTNEGTIGIFGGLYPSGTIYARSDFIERNPDTLQALVLAMVRALQWIDRASVDEIADALPEDWAKPDRNIFLASIRGTRDMFSPDGRFSAEGAGIAFQVLSTVDPQLRGVKVDLAETFTNRFVEKALQTLASK
- a CDS encoding GntR family transcriptional regulator produces the protein MFLVLQDEIAERRYAPGEVLPAEADLAVLFGVSRVTIRAALDTLDELGLIERRQGIGTFVRELSKPEPLTVPMMDLAARNREIVRTTRAHVVEFEFKVAPRHVREHFQAQPGDLFQRTVRIRYMNDWPIMQVTTYIPEAIGRQFGPEDMEGGSLYAILQRFGITFTSGEQIVTAAAADPVVAARLNVAIGAPLLKVVRIHFDSAGRPIQHFELLAPPATYELRMPLKDF